CGGGCCACTCGAAGCGCCACGGGAGTTTACCCTCGCGGAGGGTCGCAGTTCCCTCGTGGCCGCAGCCCTCGATCGTCTGATCGCCCGCCTCCATGTCAGTGCAGACGTACTCGACGGTGCCCGCATCGAGGTCGATGTTCGTGACGGCGTCGGTTTCGACCACGTGGCCGCAGTTCGCACAGATCGGCCGGAACGGGACATAGGTATCATCGACCTTGTCCTGATACTTTGCGAGCACCCGCCGCGCCTCGGCACGGTGCTGTCTCTTATACACATCTCTNGACCGATCCGCGCTCGTCGAGACGGTCGACGAGTCGCTCGATCAGCGTCACGAAGTGCTCGCCATACGAATCACAGCAGCCGAAGGGGTCCGGAATCGCGGTGTAGGGTTTTCCGAGGTTTCGGCCGAGCGCGCCGGCGTTGACGTCGCCGAGATCCACGACGTTGCCGTCGAGGTCGGCGAGCTTTCGAGGAAGTTTGCGGAGCGGATCGCGGTCGTCGGCGGTGAACACCTGCCGAACCGTATGCCCCCGTTCGCGCAGCGCTTCGGCCACGAAGTACCCCCGCGCGATCTCGTTCATGTTTCCGAGATGAGGAACTCCCGACGGCGAGATCCCACCCTTGATGACGATGGGATCGTCGGGGTCACGTTCGAGGATCCGATCGGCGACCGACTCGGCCCAGAAGTCGTGAGACTGCGAGCCGCTGAGGACGTACGGGTCGTCGATGGCGTCGTCGGCCGTTTCGTTTCCGGTTGGCCTCTCGTCAGTCATTCATCGCCCAGTAGGTCGGTTCGTCCGCGGCCGCTGGGATGATGTCGGTACCGTCGTGGCTGCCGGATTCGACGACCTCCGCGACTCGGTCGGGGTCGGTACCGTCGAGGACGACAGTACGAACGCCCGAGCGTTCGATGATCTTCGCCGCGAGCAGGTCGACAGGAGCGCTCGCGCCGGCGGTCATCTCGATGTCGGCGATCACGTCGACGAGCTCGGTGGCCGAGAGCTCGTCGTAGCGGTGTGCGCCGTCGTTTTCGGCGGGATCGGCGTCGAACACGCCCGGAACGCTGGTGGCATAGACGAGAAGATCCGCACCGGCGTACTCCGCGAGCGCGGCGCTCACCGCGTCGGTGGTCTGGCCCGGTGCGACGCCGCCCATGACCGCGATCTCGCCGCGCCTGAGTGCCGCGCCCGCTGTCTCGTAATCCCGGGCGGGGCGGGTCGCCGCACGCTCGGAGAGCGCCGCGATCAGCAGGCGGGCGTTGAGCCGGGTGGTGTCGACGCCGAGCTGGTCGAGTTCGATCTCGTTCGCGCCGAGTTCGCGGGCGGTGTGGATATACTCTCTCGCAACGGTTCCGCCGCCGACGACCGCACCGACGGTGTGGCCCGCTTCGACGAGGTTCTCGATGACGGCTGCGTGCGCGCCGACGCGTTCGGGATCCCTGGGTGCGAGAACGCTCCCGCCGAGCGAGAGAACGAGTTTCATTGCTGCCGGATTGCCCGGACGCACGCATAAGGGTTATCAACGCCGTCGAAGGGTACAAGCACATTGCGGCCCCCTTTCAGATATGAAGGCTCTCGCCGTCGTCGGTGCCTCGGAAACGGGGAAGACGACGCTGATCGAGCGACTCGTCGACCGTCTCGACGAGCGCGGATCGGTCGCCACGATCAAGCACCTCGATCACGCACCCGACATCGATACCCACGGCAAGGACACCGCTCGCCACCGTGACGCCGGCGCAGCAGTCACCTACGGCGTCGACGACGAGGGCTGGTTCGCCACCGGCGACGCGCGCGATCTCGACGAGATCCTCGACGATCTCGCTCCCGACCACGACTACGCGATCGTCGAAGGCTTTTCCGGCCGCCACCTCCCGGCGGTGGTTCTCGGCGACCGCGACCACGCCGGCCGCGAGCTCGCTTCGGCCGACGATGCCGACGGGATCGATCTCGATGCGGTGTGTACGGCGATCGACGACCTCGAACCCCGCGTCACGCTCGAATCGCTGGTCGAGAAGGTCAAATCAGCCCCAAACGCGGATCGCTCGGGCGCGATCGCCACCTTCACGGGTCGCGTCCGGACGAAAGACGCCGACGACGACGCGCCGACCGAGCACCTCGAGTTCGAGACCTACGAGGGCGTCGCCGAGGAGCGCCTCGCGGCCATCATCGACGACCTCGAAGCCCGCGAGGGCGTCCAGCGCGTGCTCGCCCACCACCGCACGGGCGTCATCACCTCGGGCGAGGATATCGTGTTCGTCGTGGTGCTCGCGGGCCACCGCGAGGAGGCGTTCGCGACGGTCTCGGACGGTATCGACCGACTCAAAGACGAAGTCCCGATCTTCAAAAAGGAAGTGACGGCCGACGAGCAGTTCTGGCTCCACGAGCGCGCGTGAGCCATCGCGACGCATACCACTAGCCATTACCCGGTA
This window of the Halococcus saccharolyticus DSM 5350 genome carries:
- the pyrH gene encoding UMP kinase → MKLVLSLGGSVLAPRDPERVGAHAAVIENLVEAGHTVGAVVGGGTVAREYIHTARELGANEIELDQLGVDTTRLNARLLIAALSERAATRPARDYETAGAALRRGEIAVMGGVAPGQTTDAVSAALAEYAGADLLVYATSVPGVFDADPAENDGAHRYDELSATELVDVIADIEMTAGASAPVDLLAAKIIERSGVRTVVLDGTDPDRVAEVVESGSHDGTDIIPAAADEPTYWAMND
- a CDS encoding molybdopterin synthase, coding for MKALAVVGASETGKTTLIERLVDRLDERGSVATIKHLDHAPDIDTHGKDTARHRDAGAAVTYGVDDEGWFATGDARDLDEILDDLAPDHDYAIVEGFSGRHLPAVVLGDRDHAGRELASADDADGIDLDAVCTAIDDLEPRVTLESLVEKVKSAPNADRSGAIATFTGRVRTKDADDDAPTEHLEFETYEGVAEERLAAIIDDLEAREGVQRVLAHHRTGVITSGEDIVFVVVLAGHREEAFATVSDGIDRLKDEVPIFKKEVTADEQFWLHERA